A DNA window from Helianthus annuus cultivar XRQ/B chromosome 15, HanXRQr2.0-SUNRISE, whole genome shotgun sequence contains the following coding sequences:
- the LOC110895627 gene encoding serine/threonine-protein kinase-like protein ACR4, with product MKYGETLVYALVLALLSLAIILFIILFVLIILKKKKRKNTDSKATVYDQKSDQESPPIKPCASPYSLVDIDVATDGFNERRIIGKGRLGTVYAAVLAGGELVAVKRIYPRFVLRNAGLGRGLGFSSVLKWLSLANHPNVLPILGFSEGPGERIVVMEFMGMMSLDFYLHQNLDGASLLEWGRRLRVAAGVARGLEYLHEMVAPPIVHGCVKPSNILIDVKFSAKVCDYGLSFLAPNEKEGVMGYVDREYWVEPKGGSKESDVYGLGVVLLELLSGRRCEGGLIVKWSLPLIKEMKIDELLDPRLMVPTDVKPLVRLAKVASACVSNSRKNRPLIGQVVAILNALQDEVMLWSNGSF from the coding sequence ATGAAGTATGGTGAAACCCTCGTGTATGCTCTTGTTCTTGCTCTTCTTTCATTAGCAATCATCTTGTTCATCATCTTATTCGTCCTCATCatattgaagaagaagaagaggaagaacacGGATTCAAAAGCGACCGTCTACGATCAAAAATCCGATCAAGAAAGCCCGCCCATAAAGCCTTGTGCATCACCCTATAGTTTGGTGGATATCGATGTTGCAACCGACGGATTTAACGAAAGAAGAATCATAGGAAAAGGGCGGTTAGGGACCGTTTATGCAGCCGTGTTGGCCGGAGGGGAACTAGTCGCGGTTAAACGAATTTACCCGCGTTTCGTTTTAAGAAACGCGGGTTTAGGGCGAGGGTTAGGGTTTTCCTCCGTACTAAAGTGGTTATCTTTAGCTAATCACCCTAATGTGTTACCCATATTAGGGTTTTCGGAGGGTCCCGGGGAAAGAATTGTGGTAATGGAGTTTATGGGCATGATGAGTTTGGACTTCTACCTACACCAAAACCTCGATGGCGCGTCGTTATTGGAATGGGGCCGACGGTTGAGAGTCGCGGCGGGTGTGGCTCGCGGGTTAGAGTACTTGCATGAAATGGTGGCACCACCTATTGTGCATGGTTGTGTGAAGCCTTCAAATATTTTAATAGATGTGAAGTTTAGTGCCAAAGTTTGTGATTATGGTCTATCTTTTTTAGCACCTAATGAGAAAGAAGGGGTCATGGGCTATGTTGATAGAGAATATTGGGTTGAACCAAAAGGTGGTTCTAAAGAAAGTGATGTGTATGGTTTAGGGGTGGTTTTGTTGGAGTTGTTGAGTGGTAGGAGATGTGAAGGGGGGTTGATTGTGAAGTGGAGTTTGCCATTGATTAAAGAAATGaaaattgatgagcttttggatcCAAGGTTAATGGTGCCTACTGATGTTAAGCCTCTTGTTAGATTGGCTAAAGTGGCTAGTGCTTGTGTGAGTAACTCTAGGAAGAACCGGCCTTTGATTGGTCAAGTTGTGGCTATTTTGAATGCCTTACAAGATGAAGTAATGCTTTGGAGTAACGGTTCGTTTTAG